A genomic window from Bacillota bacterium includes:
- a CDS encoding aspartate aminotransferase family protein — translation MTRRGADWYHRAEMGISGSLVHDWPNVPIERAQGCYAYGPNGETYMDFCGGMATNNTGHCHPKVVAAIKEQAERLIHGPMGVLLYEPIVRLAEELAKVTPDGLNSFFFLNSGSEAVEGAIKMARYVTSRPGIVSFVGGFHGRTMGAASLTTSKSKYRKHYEPLMGGVYQIPYPYCFRCPCGLTEGSCNLKCFHFVQDLFDHCIQPSEVSCFIIEPILGEGGYVVAPPEYLAKLREVCTENGILLVFDEVQSGFGRTGTMFAAQGVGVTPDIMAIAKGIASGMPLSATVSSRELMSQWTAGAHGTTFGGNPVSCAAALATLEVFREENLLENTRRQGSRAMEFLKKLKAKYTVIGDVRGRGLMIGIELVEPVDGHTPNPGAVESVLQRCLDRGLVLYPAGTYSQVIRFIPPLIVADDELDKALDIFEQAVASL, via the coding sequence ATGACAAGACGTGGCGCTGATTGGTATCACCGGGCAGAAATGGGCATATCGGGTAGTCTTGTGCATGACTGGCCCAACGTCCCAATTGAAAGGGCTCAGGGTTGCTACGCTTACGGGCCCAACGGGGAAACGTACATGGATTTTTGCGGAGGGATGGCCACTAACAATACCGGTCACTGCCATCCAAAGGTCGTAGCGGCGATAAAGGAGCAGGCAGAAAGGCTTATTCACGGGCCTATGGGTGTACTGCTCTACGAGCCGATCGTGCGGCTGGCGGAGGAATTGGCGAAGGTCACTCCGGACGGCCTGAACTCGTTCTTCTTCTTGAACAGCGGTTCAGAAGCAGTCGAAGGCGCAATCAAGATGGCAAGATATGTCACTTCCCGGCCGGGTATCGTTTCCTTTGTAGGCGGTTTTCACGGAAGAACGATGGGTGCGGCCTCGTTGACCACTTCAAAGTCCAAATACAGAAAGCACTATGAACCTCTGATGGGTGGGGTATACCAGATCCCCTACCCGTACTGTTTTCGTTGTCCATGCGGGTTGACCGAGGGTAGCTGCAATCTGAAGTGCTTTCATTTTGTTCAGGATTTGTTTGACCACTGCATTCAACCGTCGGAGGTTTCATGCTTCATCATCGAGCCGATCCTCGGGGAGGGCGGTTACGTCGTGGCCCCTCCCGAGTACCTTGCGAAACTAAGGGAGGTATGCACCGAAAACGGCATACTCCTGGTCTTTGACGAAGTCCAGAGCGGCTTTGGCCGGACAGGGACGATGTTTGCAGCCCAGGGAGTAGGGGTTACTCCGGACATCATGGCTATTGCCAAGGGGATCGCTTCAGGAATGCCGTTGAGTGCTACCGTTTCATCCAGGGAACTGATGTCTCAGTGGACAGCAGGGGCTCACGGCACCACCTTTGGCGGCAACCCGGTATCCTGCGCCGCCGCTCTGGCCACGCTCGAAGTGTTCAGAGAAGAGAATCTCCTTGAGAACACCCGGCGCCAGGGAAGCCGCGCCATGGAGTTTCTTAAGAAGTTGAAGGCTAAATACACTGTTATTGGCGACGTTCGGGGCAGAGGGCTTATGATCGGGATTGAACTGGTCGAACCTGTCGACGGACATACCCCGAATCCCGGAGCGGTTGAGTCCGTGCTGCAACGTTGCCTGGACAGAGGGCTCGTCCTTTACCCGGCAGGCACGTACAGCCAGGTTATTCGCTTCATCCCGCCGCTGATCGTGGCGGACGACGAGTTGGATAAGGCCCTGGACATCTTCGAGCAGGCTGTCGCATCCCTCTGA
- a CDS encoding ABC transporter ATP-binding protein produces the protein MEHEPVVMLRGLSFAYDRDVPALRNIDLEVHLGDFVAVLGANGAGKSTLCYILTGTIPHIYGGRRTGEVLVDGADPWEQPMYETARGCSMVLQDPEAQLFMPDLFMEMAFGPANLGLEKEEIKRRVQDVMEIVGLRGMERRKPRALSGGQKQRAALGSVLTMFPRLLVLDEPTSQLDPLGSAEVVRALESIRRTVQLTIVMTTHKTEEIVGLANRAVVLNQGTVEACGSLDEVLGNVSMLERVGVQPPPLRKFYYFLRDKPGSGVDEYLPDQPCSQLTIPGVARSVNNLLDKGVLRANPVLAPPHILTSNGGLLLEVENVTYYYPGEPPVKALDRVNLEVRKGEFVGIVGQNGSGKSTLVKAIVGLLRPSEGTIRFHGEDISALSVGEIATRIGLVLQNPDYQLFTISAEEEVRFGLRNINLSEEETRRRTQDVLRLTGLEAASDTFPFKLSFGDRRKLAVAAVLAIGPEVLIMDEPTTAQDHRGRYLLADIARELRERGGQTILMISHDMELLAQYADRLVVMYNGGVLLDGPAREVFFRTKELQKTYLVPPVGCALASQLTGLGDSSGILTVDELLQALELTTGIVEGDRIDADRL, from the coding sequence TTGGAGCACGAGCCTGTTGTGATGCTTAGAGGCCTGAGCTTTGCGTATGATAGGGATGTTCCAGCCCTGCGCAACATCGATTTGGAAGTCCACCTGGGGGATTTCGTCGCTGTACTTGGTGCCAACGGCGCTGGCAAGTCCACCCTTTGCTACATACTGACGGGCACCATCCCACACATCTACGGAGGCCGGCGAACTGGGGAAGTACTGGTGGACGGCGCCGATCCCTGGGAGCAGCCGATGTACGAGACTGCGAGGGGGTGTTCCATGGTCTTGCAGGATCCGGAAGCGCAGCTGTTCATGCCGGATCTCTTCATGGAAATGGCTTTCGGGCCGGCCAATCTCGGCCTGGAGAAAGAGGAGATAAAGCGACGGGTTCAGGACGTAATGGAAATCGTGGGACTTCGCGGAATGGAGAGGCGCAAGCCCCGTGCCCTCTCAGGTGGTCAAAAACAGCGGGCTGCCCTGGGGAGCGTACTCACCATGTTTCCGCGGCTGCTGGTGTTGGACGAACCCACATCACAGCTCGATCCTTTGGGCTCGGCTGAGGTTGTGCGAGCCCTCGAGAGCATCCGACGGACTGTCCAGCTCACCATCGTTATGACTACACATAAGACAGAAGAAATTGTGGGCCTGGCCAACCGCGCCGTGGTACTCAATCAAGGTACTGTAGAGGCCTGCGGCTCTCTCGACGAGGTGCTGGGGAATGTAAGCATGCTTGAGCGAGTAGGCGTACAGCCTCCGCCCTTGCGCAAGTTCTACTACTTCCTGCGCGATAAACCTGGTAGCGGTGTTGACGAGTACTTACCAGACCAACCTTGTAGCCAGTTAACGATTCCGGGAGTGGCTCGTTCCGTGAATAACCTCCTGGATAAAGGAGTACTGCGAGCCAATCCGGTACTCGCTCCCCCTCATATCCTGACCAGCAATGGTGGGCTTTTGCTAGAAGTTGAGAACGTAACCTACTATTATCCTGGTGAACCCCCCGTAAAGGCTCTCGACAGGGTAAATCTTGAAGTGCGGAAGGGCGAGTTCGTAGGTATTGTAGGGCAGAATGGCTCCGGCAAGAGCACTCTGGTAAAAGCTATTGTGGGTCTCCTGCGGCCCTCAGAGGGCACGATCAGGTTTCACGGCGAAGACATTTCCGCGCTTTCCGTGGGCGAGATTGCCACTCGAATTGGTTTAGTGCTTCAAAACCCTGATTACCAGCTATTTACGATTTCGGCGGAGGAAGAGGTGAGATTTGGTCTTAGAAACATCAACCTTTCGGAAGAGGAGACTCGGAGGCGTACGCAGGATGTCCTGCGCCTCACTGGTCTGGAGGCAGCTAGCGATACCTTTCCGTTCAAGCTGAGTTTCGGAGACCGGCGTAAACTGGCAGTGGCAGCAGTTCTTGCGATAGGACCCGAGGTCCTGATCATGGACGAACCCACCACTGCCCAGGATCATCGCGGCAGATACCTGTTGGCGGATATTGCTCGCGAGCTGCGGGAACGCGGAGGGCAGACGATCCTCATGATCTCTCACGACATGGAGTTGCTGGCTCAGTATGCAGATCGCCTGGTGGTAATGTATAACGGTGGAGTGCTACTCGACGGTCCCGCCCGCGAGGTGTTTTTTCGCACAAAGGAGCTGCAAAAAACCTATCTGGTGCCCCCCGTAGGTTGCGCCCTGGCCTCGCAATTGACAGGACTCGGCGACTCGTCTGGCATCCTTACAGTGGACGAACTTCTGCAGGCCCTGGAACTAACAACGGGTATCGTCGAAGGGGACAGAATTGATGCAGACCGCCTTTGA
- the larA gene encoding nickel-dependent lactate racemase, giving the protein MSIQLPYGSSRLDFQLESEGGLGVLELGRQPTVDPVSATLSALRHPLDSPPLTQLVQAGDKVTILTSDSTRVVQANLFMPVILDELNSSGVPDRNITILFARGNHRALSEDEVVTLLGKAVTDRVRTTQHDSHNEADLVLLGRTIRGTEVWVNRLAIDCNLLIITGAVQFHDFAGFSGGCKSILPGISGHQTIQQNHRLLLYPVPGCGRNPHAVSGKLDGNPVHEDMLEAALMVPRAFMVNSVVTPEGGIAHMFAGSLRNAHHEACRLVSRTFGVSIGQQAELVLVSCGGWPRDINYYQATKAICNAGQAVMDGGVIVLVAECREGLGAEGFPYWFGELRDVAAVDAVLRRSFDVVGYFALMIKELLQSRSVTIIGVTGLGSEEARMVGLEPATSPLDALAKARARLRHGFSWCAIPNGCVTLPIVDQH; this is encoded by the coding sequence GTGTCTATACAACTGCCGTATGGTAGTAGTCGACTGGACTTTCAGCTGGAGTCAGAGGGGGGCCTCGGTGTGCTGGAACTGGGTAGACAGCCAACGGTAGACCCGGTATCGGCGACTCTGTCTGCGCTGCGGCACCCGCTTGACAGCCCTCCCCTTACGCAACTGGTGCAAGCGGGGGATAAGGTGACTATTTTGACCTCCGACTCGACGAGGGTGGTACAAGCGAACCTTTTCATGCCGGTCATACTCGATGAGTTGAACTCTTCCGGAGTCCCGGATCGCAACATTACCATACTTTTTGCTAGAGGCAACCACCGTGCCCTTTCTGAGGACGAAGTGGTGACTCTACTGGGTAAGGCTGTAACAGATCGGGTCCGGACGACTCAGCACGATTCCCACAACGAGGCCGATCTTGTGTTGCTCGGCCGAACCATTAGGGGCACTGAGGTATGGGTTAACCGTTTAGCCATCGACTGTAACCTGCTGATCATCACCGGTGCAGTGCAGTTTCACGATTTTGCCGGATTCAGCGGAGGGTGCAAGTCCATCCTCCCCGGTATCAGCGGTCACCAGACCATCCAGCAGAACCACCGCCTGCTTCTCTACCCCGTTCCTGGTTGCGGACGGAATCCTCACGCGGTCAGCGGCAAGCTGGATGGCAATCCTGTACACGAGGACATGTTGGAGGCAGCCCTCATGGTTCCCCGTGCCTTCATGGTCAATTCTGTAGTAACCCCAGAAGGCGGAATAGCCCATATGTTTGCGGGATCGCTTCGCAATGCCCACCATGAGGCTTGCCGGCTAGTCTCCAGGACCTTCGGGGTATCCATCGGTCAGCAGGCAGAGTTGGTCCTTGTCAGTTGCGGGGGGTGGCCGCGAGATATCAACTACTATCAAGCGACTAAGGCTATCTGCAACGCTGGCCAGGCGGTCATGGATGGCGGGGTAATTGTGCTGGTTGCCGAGTGCAGGGAGGGCCTGGGAGCAGAAGGATTCCCCTACTGGTTCGGGGAGCTAAGGGACGTGGCTGCAGTAGACGCTGTTTTGCGGAGGAGTTTCGATGTCGTGGGCTATTTTGCGTTGATGATCAAAGAATTGCTACAGAGCCGCAGCGTTACCATCATTGGCGTTACTGGGCTTGGAAGTGAGGAGGCTCGCATGGTGGGGCTGGAACCGGCGACCTCGCCTTTGGATGCACTTGCTAAGGCTCGGGCAAGGCTGAGGCATGGTTTTAGCTGGTGCGCAATTCCCAACGGATGCGTGACTTTACCGATAGTAGATCAACATTAG
- a CDS encoding IclR family transcriptional regulator — protein sequence MRSVERTIKILEILAGADNGVRLTDICCHTGLDGSTALRFLNAMEKLGYAAREVGGNRYYLGLRACYLAGGPAFTVLQRVARVHMEALQRACGEDVNLATMDAGAAICLETQKSSHILGVNFSSGLRVPVHASSIGKAMLAFLPLQKREALLSGGDLERYTPNTITCRADLEHELEMVRRCGYATDREEFTSGVVCIGTPLFDVNGHVVAALSITAPVQRISLPDLEARYADLLLCTGRAISRDLGCKELPFALRPNAVGPG from the coding sequence ATGCGGTCGGTAGAGCGTACCATCAAAATCCTCGAGATATTGGCCGGTGCGGACAACGGAGTCAGGCTGACGGACATTTGCTGCCATACTGGCTTGGACGGTAGCACCGCCTTGCGTTTTCTAAATGCAATGGAGAAGCTCGGTTATGCTGCACGAGAGGTTGGGGGCAATCGTTACTACTTAGGGCTGCGGGCCTGCTATCTGGCTGGCGGGCCGGCGTTCACCGTATTGCAGAGGGTAGCCAGGGTCCACATGGAGGCGCTGCAACGAGCCTGTGGAGAAGACGTCAACCTTGCAACGATGGATGCCGGCGCCGCCATTTGCCTGGAAACGCAGAAATCGTCGCATATACTTGGAGTCAACTTCTCGAGCGGCCTGCGTGTGCCCGTCCATGCCTCTTCTATAGGAAAGGCCATGCTGGCCTTCCTACCCTTGCAGAAGCGTGAGGCACTGCTGTCAGGAGGCGATCTCGAAAGGTATACGCCCAATACGATCACCTGTCGGGCAGATCTGGAGCATGAGCTGGAGATGGTCAGGCGTTGCGGGTACGCTACGGATCGGGAGGAGTTCACCTCCGGGGTGGTTTGCATAGGCACCCCCCTTTTTGATGTAAACGGTCACGTGGTGGCTGCCTTGAGCATCACCGCGCCTGTTCAGCGCATTTCCTTGCCCGATCTCGAGGCACGGTATGCTGACCTTCTCCTGTGCACGGGCCGGGCCATCTCGCGGGATCTGGGATGTAAGGAACTGCCGTTCGCATTGAGGCCCAACGCCGTGGGGCCAGGATGA
- a CDS encoding ABC transporter permease → MAPARTAKGTLYRKLFRQIGKTRGQFLSMVAVVAIGIMAFATMNATYRELHESLYRYYDRCRFNDLMVQVRRAPAAAVDRVRRIDGVAAAEGRLMLDARLDVPKSTGGAAAQGKESSITGRVVGVPDVHQVTVNEIELVSGRRPRVATGEVAVDPKFAAAHDLKPGDELVMYVHGKVARVRVCGTATSPEFIYATKDASTLLPDPFTFGILFMSQKDMASLFGYEGEVNQVLVRYSPGADTSSVKAAVDKALDPYGRVSSLERKDQFSHQVITSEFEQVKTMSTTLPAIFLAVGAAIMYISISRMVRDQRTQIGVMKALGYSSLQVLAHYTGFAVLGGLAGSILGVLGASWGIRGMMTAYRVYYSLPLGTGRLAWGEIAGAIAMTVAVSVVAGYFGAGSVLRLIPAEAMRPPAPPGAVKALLEVIPALWRRLSFSWKMAMRNLSRHKGRAALTVMGATLAVVLLVMAMFNVDAVDYLFVEGILGRQKYDLAVTLGKPVGRETYHFLRGLPGVTGVEMYSQYAARLRSGLVEEDVSLKGLPAGSRMQVIVDPDGLRLGVPDDGILLTERTADKLGVTVGDSVMVEALDGLQNKRPMVVRGIVQELMGGSAFAPIEQVNALVGESGTANAAWITSTQASRVRALLSQSPVVIGMTSPADQARDFDKMTGALIFSVGIMTALGVGMGFSIMYTVSSISIEERKREIAFLKALGLTSAEAASIVFNENTALSVLGIVLGLPLGNAAARAFMAATAGDLWTFPVVIYPRTYLFAAAGGWLFLTLARWAGSRRIARLEPTAELKTQE, encoded by the coding sequence GTGGCACCGGCGAGGACGGCGAAAGGGACCCTCTACAGGAAGCTGTTCCGCCAGATCGGGAAGACGCGCGGGCAGTTCCTCTCGATGGTGGCGGTCGTAGCCATCGGGATCATGGCGTTCGCGACCATGAACGCGACGTACCGCGAGCTCCACGAATCGTTGTACCGCTATTACGACCGGTGCAGGTTCAACGACCTGATGGTGCAGGTGAGGCGCGCCCCCGCTGCAGCGGTGGACCGCGTCCGCCGGATCGACGGGGTGGCCGCGGCCGAGGGGCGCCTGATGCTGGACGCGCGGCTCGACGTCCCGAAGTCTACGGGGGGCGCGGCCGCACAGGGTAAGGAAAGCTCGATCACGGGCCGGGTCGTCGGTGTTCCCGATGTTCACCAGGTTACGGTGAACGAGATAGAACTCGTTTCGGGCCGGAGGCCGCGCGTGGCGACGGGCGAGGTCGCCGTCGATCCCAAGTTCGCGGCGGCACACGACCTTAAACCGGGTGACGAGCTCGTCATGTACGTTCACGGCAAGGTCGCGAGGGTGAGGGTGTGCGGCACCGCGACCAGCCCCGAGTTCATATACGCGACCAAGGACGCCTCGACGCTGCTGCCTGACCCGTTTACCTTCGGGATTCTGTTCATGTCTCAAAAGGACATGGCCTCGCTGTTCGGGTACGAGGGCGAAGTGAACCAGGTGCTGGTGAGGTATTCTCCCGGGGCCGACACCTCGAGTGTCAAGGCCGCCGTGGACAAGGCGCTGGACCCGTACGGGCGCGTATCGTCACTGGAGCGAAAGGACCAGTTCAGCCACCAGGTGATAACATCCGAGTTCGAGCAGGTCAAGACGATGTCGACCACCCTTCCCGCCATATTCCTGGCGGTTGGGGCGGCGATCATGTACATCAGCATATCCAGGATGGTTAGGGATCAGCGCACCCAGATAGGCGTGATGAAGGCGCTTGGATACTCGAGCCTCCAGGTGCTGGCTCACTACACAGGCTTTGCCGTCCTCGGCGGCCTTGCTGGGTCTATCCTGGGCGTGCTCGGCGCCTCGTGGGGGATCAGGGGGATGATGACGGCATATCGCGTGTACTACAGCCTCCCCCTCGGTACCGGGCGGCTGGCCTGGGGGGAGATCGCCGGCGCCATCGCTATGACTGTGGCGGTCTCGGTGGTTGCGGGGTATTTCGGGGCCGGAAGTGTGCTCCGGCTGATACCGGCTGAAGCAATGCGGCCGCCGGCCCCGCCGGGGGCCGTGAAGGCGTTGCTGGAGGTCATCCCCGCGCTCTGGCGGAGACTGTCGTTTTCCTGGAAGATGGCGATGCGAAACCTCAGCCGGCACAAGGGCAGGGCGGCGCTGACCGTTATGGGCGCGACGCTCGCGGTGGTCTTGCTGGTAATGGCCATGTTCAACGTGGACGCCGTGGACTACCTGTTTGTGGAAGGGATTCTTGGGAGGCAGAAGTACGACCTCGCCGTCACCCTTGGGAAGCCTGTGGGGCGCGAGACGTATCATTTCCTCCGCGGTTTGCCCGGTGTGACCGGTGTGGAGATGTACAGCCAGTATGCGGCGAGGCTCAGGTCGGGGTTGGTCGAAGAGGACGTATCGCTGAAAGGCCTCCCCGCCGGTTCGAGGATGCAGGTGATCGTCGACCCGGACGGCCTCAGGCTCGGTGTGCCGGATGACGGGATCCTGCTGACCGAGCGGACGGCGGATAAGCTCGGGGTTACCGTCGGCGATTCCGTCATGGTCGAGGCGCTCGATGGTCTCCAGAACAAGCGTCCGATGGTGGTCAGGGGGATCGTCCAGGAGCTGATGGGGGGCAGCGCCTTCGCGCCGATCGAGCAGGTGAACGCGCTTGTGGGAGAGTCGGGGACCGCGAATGCGGCCTGGATAACGTCCACCCAAGCCTCCCGGGTCCGCGCGCTGCTTTCCCAGTCGCCGGTGGTCATAGGCATGACGAGCCCGGCCGACCAGGCGCGGGACTTCGACAAGATGACGGGTGCGCTGATCTTCTCGGTTGGCATCATGACCGCGCTTGGCGTCGGAATGGGCTTTTCGATCATGTACACGGTGTCATCCATAAGTATTGAGGAGCGCAAGAGGGAGATCGCCTTCTTGAAAGCCCTCGGCCTCACGTCAGCGGAGGCCGCGTCGATCGTGTTCAACGAGAACACCGCCCTTTCGGTGTTGGGGATAGTCCTCGGACTCCCCCTGGGCAACGCGGCGGCCAGGGCGTTCATGGCGGCCACCGCGGGTGACCTGTGGACGTTCCCTGTCGTGATATACCCGCGTACGTACCTGTTTGCCGCCGCGGGGGGTTGGCTGTTCCTCACGCTGGCGCGCTGGGCGGGGTCGAGGAGGATCGCCAGGCTCGAACCGACCGCTGAACTGAAGACTCAGGAATAG
- a CDS encoding ABC transporter ATP-binding protein — protein MRSANGLQAHGSNGVVVSFKNVCKQYRTGEVTVNALRGVTFDVQRGELLVILGPSGSGKSTLLNLLGGLDRPTSGSIVYNGADMTRFNEAEITRYRRHAVGFIFQSYNLLPDLTARENVDLARELAENPLPTDEVLRKVGLGERGDHFPSQISGGEQQRVAIARAVAKNPDLLLCDEPTGALDHETGRQVLKLLREVNREYGRTVLLITHNQPVAAMGDRVLRLRSGEVVSLKRNENPVDPERIEW, from the coding sequence ATGCGTAGCGCTAACGGCCTCCAGGCCCACGGCTCGAACGGGGTCGTGGTCTCGTTCAAGAACGTGTGCAAGCAATACAGGACCGGCGAGGTCACGGTCAACGCGCTCCGCGGCGTGACGTTCGACGTGCAGCGCGGGGAGTTGCTCGTCATCCTCGGCCCCAGCGGGTCGGGCAAGAGCACGCTCCTCAACCTGCTGGGCGGCCTCGACCGCCCGACGTCGGGGAGCATCGTGTACAACGGGGCCGACATGACGCGGTTCAATGAGGCGGAGATCACGAGATACAGGAGGCACGCTGTCGGGTTCATATTTCAATCCTATAACCTGTTGCCCGACCTGACGGCCAGGGAGAACGTCGACCTCGCCCGAGAACTGGCTGAGAACCCGCTTCCTACCGACGAGGTCCTCAGGAAGGTCGGGCTGGGTGAGAGGGGCGACCACTTCCCTTCGCAGATCAGCGGCGGCGAGCAACAGAGGGTGGCGATAGCCAGGGCTGTTGCCAAGAATCCCGACCTCCTGCTGTGCGATGAGCCAACCGGCGCGCTCGACCACGAGACCGGCAGGCAGGTGCTGAAGCTCCTCAGGGAAGTGAACAGGGAATACGGCAGGACTGTGCTCTTGATCACGCACAATCAGCCGGTTGCGGCGATGGGCGACAGGGTGCTTAGGCTTCGAAGCGGCGAGGTCGTCTCGTTGAAGCGGAACGAGAATCCGGTTGATCCCGAAAGGATTGAATGGTAG
- a CDS encoding efflux RND transporter periplasmic adaptor subunit produces MRLSRGKRILVIVIVAGLIGGALYAARGLGKRVAAPSMVVARGSLQVYVEDTAKVQTVDELVVYAPLGGRVERLPARVGDSLKKGQPVAYITQDQEAIAKAGLAKAQLRVSEARRLEESSRSLFEKGAISENEYNQARAELRMAEDDLRIATTQYGTASKLGQTTLVAPDDGIALEVFAKDQQVLSPGAPVLSMGDLSRLEVRAELLTYDAVGVSPGQKVAISGAVLGDRVIEGVVKQVYPKAITRVSSLGLEQQRVPVIISLEGDPGPLRPGYDVDVRITTGVKDNVVVLPKASVFQKSQAKCVYVVESGVARLRQVQTGTETGEAVEIVSGLKEGDKVITDPRGDVAEGVRIIDQATE; encoded by the coding sequence GTGAGGCTGTCTCGTGGCAAGAGGATACTGGTGATAGTGATCGTCGCGGGACTCATCGGCGGCGCGCTGTACGCTGCCAGGGGTCTTGGGAAACGGGTCGCCGCCCCTTCCATGGTTGTCGCCAGGGGCTCCCTTCAGGTTTACGTCGAGGACACGGCAAAGGTCCAGACTGTGGACGAGCTCGTCGTGTACGCCCCGCTCGGAGGCCGCGTCGAGAGACTGCCCGCCAGGGTCGGTGATTCCCTCAAGAAGGGGCAGCCGGTGGCCTACATCACCCAGGACCAGGAGGCCATAGCAAAGGCGGGCCTCGCCAAGGCCCAGCTCAGGGTAAGCGAGGCGCGCAGGCTTGAAGAATCCTCGCGGAGCCTCTTTGAGAAGGGCGCCATATCTGAGAACGAGTACAACCAGGCCAGGGCGGAACTCAGGATGGCCGAGGACGACCTGAGGATTGCCACGACCCAGTACGGCACCGCATCGAAGCTGGGGCAGACGACCCTCGTCGCCCCCGATGACGGGATCGCGCTGGAGGTATTCGCCAAGGACCAGCAGGTGCTTTCCCCCGGCGCGCCGGTCCTGAGCATGGGTGACCTGTCGCGCCTCGAGGTGAGGGCGGAGCTCCTGACGTACGACGCCGTGGGCGTGTCGCCTGGACAGAAGGTGGCCATTTCCGGGGCCGTCCTCGGCGATAGGGTGATCGAAGGGGTTGTCAAGCAGGTCTACCCGAAGGCGATCACGCGTGTGTCCAGCCTGGGCCTCGAACAACAAAGAGTCCCGGTCATCATTTCCCTGGAGGGGGATCCGGGGCCGCTGAGACCCGGCTATGACGTGGACGTCCGGATAACGACCGGCGTCAAGGATAACGTGGTGGTATTGCCCAAGGCCTCCGTGTTCCAGAAGAGCCAGGCCAAGTGCGTATACGTCGTGGAGAGCGGCGTGGCGCGGCTGCGCCAGGTGCAGACCGGCACGGAAACCGGTGAGGCAGTCGAGATCGTCTCCGGCTTGAAAGAAGGGGATAAGGTCATCACCGATCCGCGCGGGGATGTCGCGGAGGGCGTTCGCATCATCGATCAGGCGACAGAGTGA
- a CDS encoding energy-coupling factor transporter transmembrane protein EcfT, protein MQTAFDYVPRDTFVHRLNPATKMVFVILTLGVVMIPYAPRWQDMKALLLWLSLTGILWAVAHISPKQFYGVLKILTGTFVFVILIQAFMYRGTHILIRFGKLQIPGGADLGVITQEGLFFGILLCVRILVAVGALPLFVVTTSSSKIMAVLQSLKIPPKLTFMFVSSLTFTSLIFEIWESIIEAQKLRAFDIDSMTIWQKAKRAYVPVLVPMILLLFRKGNDLQIALESRAFGSPAQPTQMEEVPMKVNDYLAFMVMTVVFAGVLYLKFH, encoded by the coding sequence ATGCAGACCGCCTTTGATTACGTGCCACGAGACACATTCGTCCATCGATTGAATCCAGCCACGAAGATGGTCTTTGTGATTCTAACCCTGGGTGTCGTGATGATTCCATACGCCCCGCGCTGGCAGGACATGAAAGCTCTCTTGCTTTGGCTTAGCCTGACCGGCATCCTTTGGGCTGTGGCCCACATCAGTCCAAAACAGTTCTACGGCGTGCTCAAGATCCTTACGGGCACCTTCGTTTTTGTGATCCTTATCCAGGCTTTCATGTACCGTGGGACTCATATCCTGATTCGTTTTGGTAAGCTGCAGATACCGGGAGGAGCAGACCTGGGCGTAATTACGCAGGAAGGGTTGTTCTTCGGCATCCTCCTGTGTGTACGCATTCTTGTAGCGGTTGGGGCCCTGCCGCTATTCGTCGTTACCACTTCTTCATCCAAGATAATGGCCGTACTGCAATCTTTGAAGATACCACCGAAGCTCACCTTCATGTTTGTGAGCTCACTGACTTTTACCTCCCTCATCTTCGAAATCTGGGAAAGCATTATTGAGGCTCAAAAACTGCGAGCCTTTGACATTGACTCCATGACAATATGGCAAAAAGCGAAGCGCGCTTATGTGCCGGTGCTCGTTCCCATGATCCTTTTGCTCTTCCGCAAGGGCAACGATCTGCAAATTGCTTTGGAATCCAGGGCGTTCGGATCACCGGCGCAGCCGACACAAATGGAAGAGGTGCCCATGAAAGTGAATGATTATCTTGCGTTCATGGTGATGACAGTTGTGTTTGCCGGTGTTCTATACCTGAAGTTTCATTGA